The Sulfuricurvum sp. DNA window GAATGTCAGTTTTATCTTTACGAGTCAGGAAGAAGAGTTCTTGATCTATTTCAATGAGTCCCAGCTTCAACGGATCATCGATAACAATCTGACCAATGCGATTAAATATACCAAAGAGAATGAGCCCATCTATATCGTGATCGTACATGATAAGAGTACGTGCAAAGTCATCTTTAAAAGCAAATCTTCCGAGATCGAAAATCCCAATAAAATTTTTGAACAGTTTTACAGGGAGAGCTCTCAGCAAGAGGGATTTGGGCTGGGACTCAATCTTGTAAAAGAGATTTGTAACAATGAAGATGTCGCTTTTCAGTTAAGTTCAACGAAAGAAGAGACCTCTTTTACCTATGAATTCAAGGAGGCGTACCTTTGAAAATCTTATTAGTCGAAGACGATATTATGCTGGGTGAGGCGATATCGAAATACATTCAGGCGACAGGACATGTTGTAGAGTTGGTGAAAGACGGGACTCAGGGTTTGCAGATGATTCATGACACCAATTATGACCTGCTGCTCTTAGATATCAATGTCCCCGGAATGGATGGATTGACACTGTTAGAGACGACCCATAATGAGAAAATACAGATTCCGACGATCTTTATCTCAGCGCTCATTGATATTGAAGAGATTTCAAGAGCCTTTAATTTAGGGTGCTACGATTATTTAAAAAAACCGTTCCATCTAAAAGAGTTGAGCCTCAGAATCGATAAAATATTGCAATCCAGACAAGTTCCGCAAGCACATAAAAGGCTCTCAAAATCGTATAGCTTTGATAGTGAGACGATGACACTTTTGTTCAACAACGAACCCCATATCCTCCCGAAAAGACAATTGCAGATTATAGAGCTTTTATCGCAGCACCGAAGCAGAATCGTCACCTATGATATGTTCAGAGATTATGTATGGAACGATGATATGATCGATAATGCCACCATCAGAGCGGAACTCAACAGAATCAAAAATGTTTTAAAAGAAGATATGATCATCAATATCCGATCGATCGGTTATATGGTCGAGCGACCAAAATAATCCGGGATCGGGAGGAGGGGGGATATTGGCTCTACCTCTCAGATATGATACGAATAGAGCGTTACGACCGCTTCCCAATCCTCATGGGTATCGATATCTTTTGAATAATTGTGAGTGAGTGGAATGTATTGATAGATGTTGGTTTCCAGCAAGACTTTGGCTCCTTTGTCCCCCTGCAATTTTAGGAGAGAGGGGAGATACTGCTTAGGAAAAACTGCGGGAACACCGGATTTTTTACCATAGTGCGAAGCTATGATCAATTCGGGATTTTCTTTGGATGTCTGGATCAATGCTTCATAGTGTGATTGCGGAATCAACGGCTGGTCGCAGAGCATGATTAAAACGCAATTGGACTCATCCAATG harbors:
- a CDS encoding response regulator transcription factor, translated to MKILLVEDDIMLGEAISKYIQATGHVVELVKDGTQGLQMIHDTNYDLLLLDINVPGMDGLTLLETTHNEKIQIPTIFISALIDIEEISRAFNLGCYDYLKKPFHLKELSLRIDKILQSRQVPQAHKRLSKSYSFDSETMTLLFNNEPHILPKRQLQIIELLSQHRSRIVTYDMFRDYVWNDDMIDNATIRAELNRIKNVLKEDMIINIRSIGYMVERPK
- a CDS encoding nucleotidyltransferase family protein; the encoded protein is MPTSHQLNILVMAAGTSSRLGQPKQLLELNGHTLLWHAATQALELTPHVTVVLGHQSDQCRDSIKDLPLKTVVNANYKEGLGNSIAYGVSTLDESNCVLIMLCDQPLIPQSHYEALIQTSKENPELIIASHYGKKSGVPAVFPKQYLPSLLKLQGDKGAKVLLETNIYQYIPLTHNYSKDIDTHEDWEAVVTLYSYHI